In the genome of Streptomyces sp. NBC_00190, one region contains:
- the aceB gene encoding malate synthase A: MSAPAPSPLAIVAAEPLPRQDEVLTEAALAFVAELHRRFAPRRAELLARRGERRAEIARTSTLDFLPDTAQVREGDWKVAPAPAALNDRRVEITGPTDRKMTINALNSGAKVWLADFEDASAPTWENVVLGQLNLIDAYERRIDFTDGRTGKAYALRPADELATVVMRPRGWHLEERHLRFEGGPASGSLVDFGLYFFHNAKRLIDLGKGPYFYLPKTESHLEARLWNDIFVFAQDYVGIPQGTVRATVLIETITAAYEMEEILYELRDHAAGLNAGRWDYLFSIVKNFRDGGEKFVLPDRNAVTMTAPFMRAYTELLVRTCHKRGAHAIGGMAAFIPSRKDAEVNKVAFEKVKADKDREAGDGFDGSWVAHPDLVPIAMASFDAVLGDKPNQKDRLREDVSVAPGELIAIDSLDAKPTYEGLRNAVQVGIRYIEAWLRGLGAVGIFGLMEDAATAEISRSQIWQWINAGVVFENGLTATAELTREIAAEELAAIRAEVGEEAFAAGKWQQAHDLLLQVSLDADYADFLTLPAYDQLLG; encoded by the coding sequence ATGTCCGCACCAGCGCCGTCCCCGCTGGCCATCGTCGCAGCCGAGCCCCTGCCCCGGCAGGACGAAGTCCTCACCGAAGCGGCCCTCGCCTTCGTGGCCGAGCTGCACCGGCGGTTCGCCCCCCGCCGGGCGGAGCTCCTCGCCCGGCGCGGCGAGCGCCGTGCCGAGATCGCCCGGACCTCCACCCTCGACTTCCTCCCGGACACCGCACAGGTCCGCGAGGGAGACTGGAAGGTGGCCCCGGCGCCGGCCGCGCTGAACGACCGCCGCGTGGAGATCACCGGTCCGACGGACCGCAAGATGACCATCAACGCCCTGAACTCGGGCGCCAAGGTCTGGCTCGCCGACTTCGAGGACGCATCCGCTCCCACCTGGGAGAACGTCGTCCTCGGCCAGCTCAACCTCATCGACGCCTACGAGCGCCGCATCGACTTCACGGACGGGCGCACGGGCAAGGCGTACGCCCTGCGGCCCGCCGACGAGCTCGCCACCGTCGTGATGCGGCCGCGCGGCTGGCACCTGGAGGAGCGCCACCTCCGGTTCGAGGGCGGCCCGGCCTCCGGCTCGCTCGTCGACTTCGGCCTGTACTTCTTCCACAACGCGAAGCGCCTGATCGACCTCGGCAAGGGCCCGTACTTCTACCTGCCGAAGACGGAGTCGCACCTGGAGGCGCGCCTCTGGAACGACATCTTCGTCTTCGCCCAGGACTACGTCGGCATCCCGCAGGGCACCGTCCGCGCGACGGTCCTCATCGAGACGATCACCGCCGCGTACGAGATGGAGGAGATCCTCTACGAGCTGCGCGACCACGCGGCCGGCCTGAACGCGGGCCGCTGGGACTACCTCTTCTCGATCGTGAAGAACTTCCGTGACGGCGGCGAGAAGTTCGTCCTGCCGGACCGCAACGCGGTGACGATGACCGCCCCGTTCATGCGCGCCTACACCGAACTGCTGGTGCGCACCTGCCACAAGCGCGGCGCGCACGCCATCGGCGGCATGGCGGCCTTCATCCCCTCCCGCAAGGACGCCGAGGTCAACAAGGTCGCGTTCGAGAAGGTCAAGGCCGACAAGGACCGCGAGGCGGGCGACGGCTTCGACGGCTCCTGGGTCGCCCACCCCGACCTGGTCCCGATCGCGATGGCCTCCTTCGACGCCGTGCTCGGCGACAAGCCGAACCAGAAGGACCGCCTGCGCGAGGACGTCTCGGTGGCCCCGGGCGAGCTCATCGCGATCGACTCGCTGGACGCGAAGCCCACGTACGAGGGCCTGCGCAACGCGGTCCAGGTCGGCATCCGCTACATCGAGGCCTGGCTGCGGGGCCTCGGCGCCGTCGGCATCTTCGGCCTGATGGAGGACGCGGCCACCGCCGAGATCTCGCGCTCGCAGATCTGGCAGTGGATCAACGCAGGTGTCGTCTTCGAGAACGGCCTGACGGCGACGGCCGAGCTGACCCGCGAGATCGCGGCGGAGGAACTGGCCGCCATCCGCGCCGAGGTCGGCGAGGAGGCGTTCGCGGCCGGAAAGTGGCAGCAGGCCCACGACCTCCTCCTCCAGGTCTCCCTGGACGCGGACTACGCGGACTTCCTCACCCTCCCCGCGTACGACCAACTGCTCGGCTGA